The following are from one region of the Muntiacus reevesi chromosome 3, mMunRee1.1, whole genome shotgun sequence genome:
- the DUSP2 gene encoding dual specificity protein phosphatase 2 isoform X2 has protein sequence MGLEAARELDCAALGALLREPREAERTLVLDCRPFLAFCRRHVRAARPVPWNALLRRRARGPPAAALACLLPDRALRARLARGELARAVVLDEGSASVADLPPDGPAHALLAALLHETRAGPTAVCFLPGGFDRFQACCPDLCSESPVPAMTPDNNDNNRSDSRAPSYDQGGPVEILPYLYLGSCSHSSDLQGLRACGITAVLNVSASCPNHFEGLLRYKSIPVEDNQMVEISAWFPEAIGFIDSVKNSGGRVLVHCQAGISRSATICLAYLIQSRRVRLDEAFDFVKQRRGVISPNFSFMGQLLQFETQVLCH, from the exons ATGGGGCTGGAGGCGGCGCGAGAGCTGGACTGCGCGGCGCTGGGCGCGCTGCTGCGGGAGCCTCGGGAGGCTGAGCGCACGCTGGTGCTCGACTGCCGCCCCTTCCTGGCCTTCTGCCGCCGCCACGTGCGCGCCGCGCGCCCTGTCCCCTGGAACGCGCTGCTGCGCCGCCGCGCGCGgggcccgcccgccgccgccctcGCCTGCCTGCTGCCTGACCGCGCGCTGCGGGCGCGCCTGGCCCGCGGGGAGCTGGCGCGGGCCGTGGTGCTGGACGAGGGCAGCGCCTCGGTGGCTGACCTCCCGCCCGACGGCCCGGCCCACGCGCTGCTCGCCGCACTCCTGCACGAGACCCGCGCGGGACCCACCGCCGTGTGCTTCCTGCCAG GAGGCTTCGATCGCTTTCAAGCCTGCTGCCCCGATCTGTGCTCTGAGTCCCCGGTCCCCGCGATGACGCCtgacaacaacgacaacaaccgCTCCGACTCCAGGGCTCCCTCTTACGACCAG GGCGGCCCCGTGGAGATCTTGCCCTACCTCTACCTGGGCAGCTGCAGCCACTCGTCAGACCTGCAGGGGCTGCGGGCTTGCGGCATCACCGCCGTGCTCAACGTCTCGGCCAGCTGCCCCAACCACTTTGAGGGCCTTCTGCGCTACAAGAGCATCCCTGTGGAGGACAATCAGATGGTGGAGATCAGTGCCTGGTTCCCGGAGGCCATTGGCTTCATTG ACTCAGTGAAGAACAGTGGGGGCCGCGTGCTGGTGCACTGCCAGGCGGGCATCTCGCGCTCCGCCACCATCTGCCTGGCATACCTGATACAGAGTCGCCGCGTGCGGCTGGATGAGGCCTTTGACTTTGTGAAGCAACGCCGGGGAGTCATATCCCCCAACTTCAGTTTCATGGGGCAGCTGCTGCAGTTCGAGACTCAGGTGCTCTGTCACTGA
- the DUSP2 gene encoding dual specificity protein phosphatase 2 isoform X1 — translation MGLEAARELDCAALGALLREPREAERTLVLDCRPFLAFCRRHVRAARPVPWNALLRRRARGPPAAALACLLPDRALRARLARGELARAVVLDEGSASVADLPPDGPAHALLAALLHETRAGPTAVCFLPGGFDRFQACCPDLCSESPVPAMTPDNNDNNRSDSRAPSYDQGGPVEILPYLYLGSCSHSSDLQGLRACGITAVLNVSASCPNHFEGLLRYKSIPVEDNQMVEISAWFPEAIGFIDSVKNSGGRVLVHCQAGISRSATICLAYLIQSRRVRLDEAFDFVKQRRGVISPNFSFMGQLLQFETQEACEIVVP, via the exons ATGGGGCTGGAGGCGGCGCGAGAGCTGGACTGCGCGGCGCTGGGCGCGCTGCTGCGGGAGCCTCGGGAGGCTGAGCGCACGCTGGTGCTCGACTGCCGCCCCTTCCTGGCCTTCTGCCGCCGCCACGTGCGCGCCGCGCGCCCTGTCCCCTGGAACGCGCTGCTGCGCCGCCGCGCGCGgggcccgcccgccgccgccctcGCCTGCCTGCTGCCTGACCGCGCGCTGCGGGCGCGCCTGGCCCGCGGGGAGCTGGCGCGGGCCGTGGTGCTGGACGAGGGCAGCGCCTCGGTGGCTGACCTCCCGCCCGACGGCCCGGCCCACGCGCTGCTCGCCGCACTCCTGCACGAGACCCGCGCGGGACCCACCGCCGTGTGCTTCCTGCCAG GAGGCTTCGATCGCTTTCAAGCCTGCTGCCCCGATCTGTGCTCTGAGTCCCCGGTCCCCGCGATGACGCCtgacaacaacgacaacaaccgCTCCGACTCCAGGGCTCCCTCTTACGACCAG GGCGGCCCCGTGGAGATCTTGCCCTACCTCTACCTGGGCAGCTGCAGCCACTCGTCAGACCTGCAGGGGCTGCGGGCTTGCGGCATCACCGCCGTGCTCAACGTCTCGGCCAGCTGCCCCAACCACTTTGAGGGCCTTCTGCGCTACAAGAGCATCCCTGTGGAGGACAATCAGATGGTGGAGATCAGTGCCTGGTTCCCGGAGGCCATTGGCTTCATTG ACTCAGTGAAGAACAGTGGGGGCCGCGTGCTGGTGCACTGCCAGGCGGGCATCTCGCGCTCCGCCACCATCTGCCTGGCATACCTGATACAGAGTCGCCGCGTGCGGCTGGATGAGGCCTTTGACTTTGTGAAGCAACGCCGGGGAGTCATATCCCCCAACTTCAGTTTCATGGGGCAGCTGCTGCAGTTCGAGACTCAG gaggcatgtgagatcgtagttccttga